A stretch of the Candidatus Aquicultor sp. genome encodes the following:
- a CDS encoding PadR family transcriptional regulator yields MSVRNALLGLLGQRPCHGYELHAAFEAVVGGEEIWDVKPAQIYTTLSRLKEAGLVIEKAIDQDGGPEKRVFEITAEGQWELNNWLATPVIGKHQRDEFFVKLMIGLATKAVDPCTIIYTQRASFYQELHDVTAQRGTADPASELAHILMLDKAVMHLEADLRWLDMIEARIEEIRRQPLPEPEPRPRGRPRKRQQ; encoded by the coding sequence ATGTCAGTACGAAATGCCCTGCTAGGGCTATTAGGACAGCGACCGTGCCACGGCTACGAGCTTCATGCGGCATTCGAAGCCGTGGTGGGTGGAGAGGAGATTTGGGACGTTAAACCGGCCCAGATTTATACGACGCTGTCGCGATTAAAGGAAGCAGGGCTGGTTATTGAAAAGGCGATTGATCAAGACGGAGGCCCGGAAAAACGCGTCTTTGAAATCACTGCAGAGGGGCAGTGGGAGTTAAACAATTGGCTCGCCACGCCGGTTATAGGCAAGCATCAACGCGATGAATTCTTCGTCAAGCTTATGATCGGCTTGGCAACGAAGGCAGTAGACCCGTGCACGATCATCTACACGCAACGCGCCAGCTTTTACCAAGAGCTGCACGACGTGACCGCGCAACGAGGTACGGCGGATCCAGCGTCTGAGCTGGCGCATATATTGATGCTCGATAAGGCCGTCATGCATCTTGAGGCGGATTTGCGGTGGCTCGATATGATTGAGGCGCGTATTGAAGAGATACGTCGGCAACCGCTCCCCGAACCGGAACCGCGCC
- a CDS encoding glycoside hydrolase family 57 protein — MPSVCLYFHVHQPMRLKAYDVIGIGRNPEYFDDAKNVEILHKVATKCYFPANNIIRELIERFDGRFKVSYSISGVLLEQAMRFEPQLIDSFRGLVDTGCVELVAETYYHSLASLYSAQEFCEQVQDHINLMKVLFGKEPSVFRNTELVYYDHITKLVEEFNFKAILAEGWDAVLGWQSPNFVYRAKDTDIRLLLKNYRLSDDIAFRFSNKSWESWPLNVDKFSHWVYRVNGNGQVINLFMDYETLGEHQWEDTGIFEFLRHLPEAILRHPDMDFVTVGEEASRYEPVSELSMPHPVSWADTERDLSAWLGNNMQRTSIQALYDLEQRVRETRDPALLKVWRQLQISDLFYYMCTKWFSDGDVHKYFSAYDRPHDAYMYFANALVDLAERIEDSLERSETGQIA; from the coding sequence ATGCCTAGTGTTTGTCTCTATTTTCATGTACACCAGCCGATGCGCCTTAAGGCTTACGATGTCATAGGTATCGGCAGAAATCCTGAATATTTCGACGATGCCAAGAATGTCGAGATACTGCATAAAGTTGCTACGAAGTGCTATTTCCCGGCAAATAATATCATACGCGAGCTGATCGAACGCTTTGATGGCCGGTTTAAGGTAAGTTACTCGATATCCGGCGTTCTGTTAGAGCAGGCTATGCGGTTCGAACCGCAACTCATCGATAGCTTTCGCGGCCTCGTTGACACCGGCTGTGTTGAACTCGTTGCGGAAACCTATTACCACTCGCTCGCCTCGCTCTATTCGGCTCAGGAGTTCTGCGAGCAGGTACAAGACCATATTAACTTGATGAAAGTGCTATTTGGCAAAGAGCCGAGCGTATTTAGAAATACCGAGCTGGTATATTACGACCACATAACGAAGCTCGTGGAAGAGTTTAACTTCAAGGCTATACTGGCCGAGGGTTGGGATGCTGTCCTCGGCTGGCAAAGCCCAAACTTTGTGTACAGAGCTAAGGATACAGATATACGGCTTCTGCTGAAAAACTACCGGCTTTCTGATGATATCGCCTTCAGGTTCTCAAATAAAAGCTGGGAAAGTTGGCCTCTGAATGTGGATAAATTCTCACACTGGGTGTATAGGGTGAACGGGAACGGCCAGGTAATCAACTTGTTCATGGATTACGAGACGCTTGGCGAGCACCAGTGGGAAGATACCGGCATCTTTGAGTTCTTGCGCCACCTTCCGGAGGCGATTCTAAGGCACCCGGATATGGATTTCGTTACTGTGGGTGAGGAAGCGTCAAGATATGAGCCGGTTTCCGAGCTGTCGATGCCGCACCCGGTTTCCTGGGCGGATACCGAGCGGGACCTTTCGGCTTGGTTGGGAAACAATATGCAAAGGACATCGATACAAGCGCTCTATGATTTAGAGCAACGCGTAAGAGAGACGCGAGACCCCGCACTGCTTAAAGTATGGCGTCAGCTGCAGATATCAGACCTCTTTTATTACATGTGCACCAAATGGTTTAGCGATGGGGACGTCCACAAGTATTTTAGCGCCTATGATCGGCCGCACGATGCGTATATGTACTTTGCCAACGCGCTGGTCGATCTCGCCGAGCGTATCGAGGATTCTTTGGAAAGATCGGAAACCGGTCAGATTGCTTAG
- a CDS encoding glycosyltransferase, producing MRARPFLFEVSWEIANKVSDLYTILASKSALIKEEYNDYYFLIGPYFADVSESRFIRRQPPEFLQRARNDLAAEGLRFHYGTWLLDSEPQVILIEFTNELAQLAQFKTWLWDTHRVDSLFAGSDFEEPLAFSWAAGKLIESIRHMGVKRECIIVHAHEWAAGAALLYAQAAGLDCSTVFTVHTTGVGRSLALAGATFGENIDSIDEGWVAADPGVTGRHTLEKAVALNADVFTTTSEVTTKEAGAFYGRKPDVVLPNGLDLMEFPRMQEIDNAHHKNRTKLDEFVQYYFFPRYSFDLDKTLFFITAGRYAFHEKGIDLLIDALSALNQRLKEEDSDTTIVAMLFMPAANSGVSDQVIENKFRHQQIMQIIGKEAEKVLNRIARAYGGEHAFDSEWILGKEFLEQVPVNQRRLKRGGNPPLVTHDLPDADRDAILSAFKQKELLNAAGDRVKVVFYPAQLSGGDGLLDMQLFDVMAGADLGVFPSLYEPWDYAQLEAGALGLPLITSDLSGYGRALKRIGADNGANKKLSGTNVMNRDASNYEVQLKELSSILYRHAMLEDAERLQLRLHAQTLAKNFDWRLLMKYYFQAYAFAVGGTKLGAA from the coding sequence ATGCGCGCAAGACCATTTTTGTTCGAGGTTTCCTGGGAGATCGCTAATAAGGTTAGCGATCTCTATACCATACTTGCATCAAAATCCGCTTTGATTAAAGAGGAGTATAACGACTATTATTTCTTAATCGGACCGTATTTTGCAGATGTGTCCGAAAGCCGGTTCATTCGGCGGCAACCTCCCGAATTCTTACAGAGAGCCCGGAACGACCTTGCGGCCGAAGGGCTGCGATTTCACTACGGCACCTGGCTTCTTGATTCGGAGCCTCAGGTCATCCTGATTGAATTTACGAATGAACTCGCCCAGCTTGCACAGTTTAAGACATGGCTGTGGGACACGCATCGCGTCGATTCTTTATTCGCCGGTTCTGATTTCGAGGAACCGTTGGCGTTCTCGTGGGCGGCCGGCAAACTTATAGAGTCGATTCGCCATATGGGGGTCAAAAGGGAGTGCATTATTGTTCATGCGCACGAGTGGGCGGCCGGGGCTGCGCTCTTATACGCGCAAGCAGCCGGCCTCGACTGCTCGACGGTGTTTACCGTGCACACAACGGGTGTAGGTCGCAGCCTCGCCTTAGCAGGCGCTACTTTCGGTGAAAATATCGATAGCATCGATGAAGGCTGGGTCGCAGCCGACCCTGGTGTTACCGGCCGGCACACCCTTGAAAAAGCGGTGGCGCTCAACGCGGATGTGTTTACTACAACCTCCGAAGTCACCACAAAAGAGGCCGGGGCTTTCTACGGTCGAAAGCCCGATGTAGTTTTACCGAACGGTTTAGACCTGATGGAATTTCCACGCATGCAAGAGATCGACAATGCGCACCACAAAAACCGCACGAAATTGGATGAATTTGTGCAGTATTACTTCTTTCCACGTTACTCGTTCGACCTTGATAAGACGCTGTTTTTCATCACTGCCGGCCGTTATGCGTTTCACGAAAAAGGAATCGACCTCCTTATCGATGCGCTGTCTGCGCTCAACCAGAGGCTCAAGGAAGAAGACAGCGACACAACAATCGTAGCGATGTTGTTCATGCCGGCGGCTAACTCGGGTGTTAGCGACCAGGTGATCGAAAACAAATTCAGGCACCAACAGATTATGCAGATTATCGGTAAGGAAGCAGAAAAGGTCTTAAATCGTATTGCTCGCGCTTACGGTGGCGAGCATGCTTTCGATAGCGAATGGATTCTTGGCAAAGAATTTCTAGAGCAAGTTCCCGTGAATCAACGGCGTCTGAAGCGAGGCGGCAACCCGCCGCTCGTTACGCACGATCTACCCGATGCCGATCGGGATGCGATACTGAGCGCATTTAAGCAAAAAGAATTATTGAACGCCGCTGGCGATAGGGTGAAGGTGGTATTTTACCCGGCTCAATTATCAGGCGGAGACGGTCTTTTGGATATGCAGCTTTTTGATGTGATGGCCGGGGCGGATCTTGGCGTATTTCCATCGCTCTATGAGCCGTGGGATTATGCACAGCTTGAGGCAGGTGCGCTTGGGCTGCCTTTGATTACGAGCGATCTTTCCGGGTATGGGCGTGCGCTCAAGCGTATCGGTGCGGACAATGGAGCGAACAAGAAGCTCTCCGGCACCAATGTGATGAACCGTGATGCTAGCAATTACGAAGTGCAGCTAAAAGAGCTATCGTCGATCTTATATAGACACGCTATGCTGGAGGATGCCGAGCGCTTGCAGCTGCGTCTTCACGCTCAGACGCTCGCCAAAAATTTTGATTGGAGACTGCTTATGAAGTATTACTTTCAAGCATATGCGTTTGCGGTCGGTGGAACAAAGCTGGGGGCCGCGTAA
- a CDS encoding FAD-dependent oxidoreductase, translating to MSNFPALFSTGTIDSLTTKNRLIMAPMVRNYADEHGLVTSKYAKHIERIARGGVGAMILEASYVRPDGKGFVNELSIHTDDVIPGLRQLADIAHSYGAVIGPQIFHAGRQTASAIMGVQPVAPSPIPDPTVNEVPRALSVDEIHSIVNDYAQAARRAKEAGCDFVEVHGAHGYLITQFLSPFSNARDDEYGGSLENRMRFVSEIIQAIRATVGADFPVIVRISGEEQVPTGLTLDDSVKIAQRLEELGVNAIHVSAGNYASFDRGAMISPMAIPDGPLVPLAKAIKGAVKMPVIAVGKIRTPELANDIIQTGKADFVALGRPLLADPDWPNKALEGRTSDIDKCIACNQGCITRLFGQQDVWCTVNPETSREEEFARPFPESKRKVLVIGGGPAGMEAAKYAAGRGHHVVLFEQLDHLGGQLVVAAAPPHRPGWEELRQYLGHEMNRLGIDVRLQTTATADLVQKEGADVLVVATGSSPVRPSIPGISGENVITNRDLLEGTMTAKGNVVVAGGGCSGAQTAEFLADQGHNVTIVEMLGDIAKDAAAADRDLLIARLQSKDVKTLTNTKIMKIETDKVFVEPPARSEVLPADTVALCLGQVPNNAIVGELRKIAPQVVVIGDAVEPRKVTEAMIEGARAGLTAGERGGELAA from the coding sequence ATGAGTAATTTTCCGGCGTTGTTTTCCACTGGCACAATAGACTCGCTAACGACGAAGAACCGATTGATTATGGCACCTATGGTGCGAAACTACGCAGATGAGCATGGATTGGTTACTTCAAAATACGCTAAGCACATTGAGCGCATCGCACGCGGTGGTGTTGGGGCTATGATTCTTGAGGCTTCATATGTCCGCCCGGACGGCAAAGGGTTTGTTAATGAACTCAGTATACATACAGATGATGTTATTCCGGGCTTGAGGCAACTTGCAGACATAGCGCACAGCTACGGAGCGGTGATCGGGCCGCAAATATTTCACGCCGGCCGCCAAACAGCATCCGCAATAATGGGTGTGCAGCCGGTTGCCCCATCACCCATTCCCGATCCGACGGTTAATGAGGTCCCCAGGGCACTTTCTGTGGATGAGATCCATTCGATCGTAAACGACTACGCGCAAGCGGCGCGTCGTGCCAAAGAAGCGGGATGCGATTTTGTGGAAGTTCACGGTGCCCACGGTTATCTCATTACGCAATTTCTCTCACCGTTTAGTAATGCGCGCGATGATGAGTACGGTGGTTCGCTGGAAAACCGGATGCGCTTCGTGTCAGAGATAATCCAGGCGATTAGGGCCACAGTGGGCGCCGATTTTCCAGTAATCGTCCGCATTTCCGGCGAGGAGCAGGTTCCAACCGGCCTAACGCTCGATGACTCAGTGAAGATAGCACAACGGCTAGAAGAGCTTGGCGTAAACGCGATTCACGTTTCGGCTGGAAATTACGCGTCGTTTGACCGGGGAGCTATGATCTCGCCAATGGCAATTCCCGATGGGCCGCTCGTGCCCTTGGCAAAGGCCATAAAAGGTGCGGTTAAAATGCCTGTTATTGCCGTTGGAAAGATACGCACTCCAGAGCTTGCTAATGACATTATTCAGACCGGCAAAGCTGATTTTGTGGCGCTAGGCCGCCCGCTGCTAGCCGACCCGGATTGGCCGAATAAAGCCCTAGAAGGCCGCACCAGTGACATCGATAAATGTATTGCCTGCAACCAGGGGTGTATTACACGGCTGTTCGGGCAGCAAGACGTCTGGTGTACGGTCAACCCGGAAACATCGAGAGAAGAGGAATTCGCACGACCCTTTCCTGAGTCTAAGAGAAAGGTTCTGGTTATCGGGGGAGGCCCGGCAGGCATGGAAGCCGCTAAATATGCGGCCGGCCGGGGCCACCACGTTGTGCTATTTGAACAACTCGATCACCTGGGTGGTCAGCTTGTAGTTGCGGCGGCGCCACCGCATAGGCCAGGCTGGGAAGAACTCCGCCAATATTTGGGGCACGAGATGAATCGCCTCGGGATTGATGTGCGCTTGCAGACAACGGCAACCGCCGATCTTGTCCAGAAGGAAGGCGCAGACGTGCTTGTTGTCGCCACCGGCTCCTCTCCGGTTCGGCCAAGTATTCCCGGTATTAGCGGTGAGAATGTCATTACGAATCGCGATCTTCTTGAAGGTACGATGACCGCCAAGGGAAACGTGGTTGTTGCGGGTGGCGGGTGCTCGGGGGCACAGACCGCAGAATTTCTCGCCGATCAAGGCCACAATGTAACTATTGTAGAGATGCTCGGAGACATTGCAAAGGACGCGGCAGCAGCAGACCGCGATCTTCTAATAGCGCGTTTGCAGAGCAAAGATGTTAAGACGCTTACAAATACAAAGATCATGAAAATTGAAACCGATAAGGTGTTTGTGGAACCCCCGGCACGATCGGAGGTGTTACCGGCGGACACAGTGGCGCTCTGTTTGGGCCAGGTTCCAAATAACGCGATTGTTGGTGAGCTGCGCAAAATTGCGCCCCAGGTAGTGGTAATCGGTGATGCAGTCGAGCCGCGAAAAGTAACGGAAGCAATGATTGAAGGAGCGCGTGCCGGCCTTACGGCAGGGGAGCGTGGCGGTGAGCTGGCAGCATAA
- a CDS encoding SpoIIE family protein phosphatase, whose translation MVDSILEAMPGGAIVVDRNGRIAFANSQAEGTLGLQGMEILGRKLRDLPVKITVLDLDSPRGEAPLVSSLVIGKPVHDIGCIVKQSDGAASIVSASISPLKGDTGELVGVVLTLFDPIRYEAAHRTIDSVKRERLEVELAAVREFSDALNNINITINSTLEFEEVMKRVIVDATKAIGAESSAILLNNNDGWVAKYVYGLPDEFKGKRFSEKSAPHIAVAVKIKKIVTISDAYHDERVNPDIARTYRIRSMIVVPLIVRGEPIGALIFNYHSAQLAFSEHQIDFTTKLSASISLALENVRRYEIERDIADTLQEALLTVPEHVPGIKFGHLYHSATEAAKVGGDFYDLFELDGGRVGIIIGDVSGKGLGAAAFTALIKNTIQAYAYENGSPASIVARANDVVLKSIPDSMFATLFFGVLDTKTGCLTYCSAGHPPVLLKKPSRRTIQLETNSPVVGMMQNLTFVNNEVILRPGDILIGYTDGVIEARHEGRFFGEEGLVQFIEGLKDISVANLPQLIFNEIMSQTSSRLSDDLAVLCVSL comes from the coding sequence GTGGTTGATAGCATCCTCGAGGCTATGCCCGGTGGTGCTATCGTTGTCGACAGAAATGGCCGTATCGCGTTTGCCAATTCCCAGGCAGAGGGAACTCTAGGTTTGCAAGGGATGGAAATCCTAGGCCGCAAGTTAAGAGATCTGCCGGTTAAGATAACCGTGCTTGACCTTGATTCACCTCGTGGTGAAGCGCCCCTGGTTTCATCGTTGGTTATCGGAAAACCCGTGCATGATATTGGTTGTATAGTAAAACAATCTGATGGGGCTGCCTCTATCGTATCTGCCTCGATTAGTCCCCTTAAAGGCGATACAGGTGAGCTAGTTGGTGTCGTCCTTACCCTATTCGATCCGATTCGATATGAGGCAGCCCACAGAACTATAGACAGTGTAAAGAGAGAACGTCTAGAAGTAGAACTGGCAGCCGTAAGGGAATTCAGCGATGCTCTAAACAATATCAATATTACGATAAACTCGACGCTTGAGTTCGAAGAAGTGATGAAGAGAGTCATCGTTGACGCAACCAAAGCTATCGGCGCTGAAAGCTCCGCGATCTTGCTGAACAATAATGACGGGTGGGTTGCAAAATATGTCTATGGGCTACCGGACGAGTTTAAGGGCAAGCGGTTTAGTGAGAAGAGTGCTCCGCATATAGCTGTTGCCGTGAAAATAAAGAAGATCGTAACCATTAGCGATGCTTACCATGACGAGCGAGTTAACCCGGATATCGCGCGAACCTACCGGATTCGTTCAATGATCGTTGTTCCTCTCATTGTTAGGGGAGAGCCTATCGGGGCGCTTATCTTTAATTACCATTCAGCGCAGCTCGCGTTTTCCGAGCATCAAATCGATTTTACGACTAAATTATCCGCATCCATCTCGCTTGCTCTAGAAAATGTACGCCGTTATGAAATCGAGCGTGATATTGCAGATACCCTGCAAGAGGCACTCTTAACGGTCCCCGAACACGTGCCCGGGATCAAATTCGGGCATCTCTATCATTCGGCAACCGAGGCCGCTAAAGTCGGCGGCGACTTCTACGACCTCTTTGAGCTCGATGGCGGGCGCGTTGGCATTATTATCGGGGATGTATCCGGAAAAGGGCTTGGGGCTGCGGCATTTACCGCACTTATCAAGAACACCATTCAGGCATACGCTTATGAAAACGGTTCACCGGCTTCGATTGTGGCAAGAGCGAACGACGTAGTGTTAAAATCGATCCCCGATTCGATGTTCGCGACCTTGTTCTTTGGGGTGCTTGATACTAAGACCGGCTGTTTGACGTACTGCAGCGCCGGTCATCCACCTGTTCTGCTTAAGAAACCCAGCCGCAGAACAATACAGCTTGAGACCAACTCACCGGTTGTCGGTATGATGCAGAATCTCACATTTGTTAATAACGAGGTGATCCTCAGACCGGGAGATATTCTAATCGGCTATACCGACGGAGTTATCGAAGCGAGACACGAGGGCCGGTTCTTTGGTGAAGAGGGGCTAGTGCAGTTCATTGAAGGTCTAAAAGACATTAGTGTTGCCAACCTGCCGCAACTCATCTTTAACGAGATTATGAGCCAGACCAGTAGTAGGCTATCGGACGATCTCGCCGTTCTTTGTGTATCCCTCTAA
- a CDS encoding cyclic lactone autoinducer peptide: MIKHHVLSMIADLANAASGLGQVSASFFIWYQPETPEHLKDA; the protein is encoded by the coding sequence ATGATAAAACACCACGTTCTTTCAATGATTGCCGATCTAGCTAATGCGGCGTCCGGGCTCGGCCAAGTATCAGCAAGCTTCTTTATCTGGTATCAACCCGAGACTCCGGAACACTTGAAAGACGCCTAA
- a CDS encoding glycosyltransferase family 4 protein: MAIKVLMLGWELPPYHSGGLGRACEGMTRGLSGQGVNVSFVLPKKLPGAQYDWMIVYDASEYAMSDPPGNPAGAEACLETVAKQQCALTRGYAAVPGAALCSSCFSELSGHLAHIGIYARGVLAVAERQSFSAIHAHEWMTFPAAILAREVAARQGRKVPFIAHVHATEIDRHDGATIYNIEKQGLQAADRIIAVSEHTKSVITTYYDIDPNKISVLHNGIEPRQPAVQPRHALKRRHKLVLFLGRVTYQKGPDYYVRVAKQVTDRYPKVKFLMVGSGDMQASMMEMAAAMDLTGKLLFNSWLRDHDTDKAYQMADVFVMPSVSEPFGLGPLEAIQNGTPVIVSKNSGVVEVVKNCVAVDFWDIEQMASAILKLLEDEKYAKDMVLRAQDEIKYLTWDRAVRKLLGIYDQAAKGVAHA, from the coding sequence TTGGCGATTAAAGTTTTAATGCTGGGGTGGGAACTACCCCCATATCATTCAGGTGGTCTCGGGCGGGCATGTGAGGGTATGACACGAGGTCTCTCAGGCCAGGGTGTTAATGTCTCGTTTGTCTTGCCAAAAAAACTTCCAGGTGCTCAATATGATTGGATGATAGTTTATGATGCGTCGGAATATGCGATGAGTGATCCCCCTGGGAATCCGGCGGGTGCTGAAGCGTGTCTTGAGACAGTTGCTAAGCAGCAGTGTGCTCTTACCCGTGGCTATGCTGCAGTACCGGGGGCGGCTTTGTGTAGTAGCTGCTTTAGTGAGTTGAGCGGGCATCTCGCGCATATAGGTATTTATGCGCGCGGTGTGCTGGCCGTGGCCGAACGTCAAAGCTTCTCAGCCATTCACGCTCACGAATGGATGACTTTTCCCGCGGCGATTCTTGCTCGTGAAGTCGCAGCACGGCAAGGCAGAAAGGTGCCGTTTATCGCGCATGTCCATGCTACGGAAATCGACCGGCACGACGGGGCGACTATTTACAATATCGAAAAACAGGGTTTACAAGCCGCGGATCGGATTATCGCAGTCAGCGAGCACACCAAATCGGTTATCACTACGTACTATGATATCGACCCCAATAAAATCAGCGTGCTGCATAACGGCATCGAGCCACGGCAACCGGCAGTTCAGCCGAGACATGCGCTCAAGCGGCGGCATAAGCTGGTCCTGTTTCTCGGACGGGTCACATATCAAAAAGGTCCCGACTATTACGTTCGCGTGGCCAAACAAGTTACCGATCGGTATCCAAAAGTAAAGTTCCTGATGGTTGGTTCGGGAGATATGCAGGCTTCGATGATGGAGATGGCTGCCGCCATGGACCTTACAGGGAAGCTACTCTTCAATTCATGGCTTCGAGATCACGACACGGATAAGGCGTACCAGATGGCCGACGTATTCGTGATGCCATCGGTCTCCGAACCGTTTGGCCTCGGCCCCTTGGAGGCGATTCAAAACGGAACACCGGTCATTGTATCGAAGAATTCGGGTGTGGTTGAGGTGGTTAAGAACTGTGTTGCCGTCGATTTCTGGGATATCGAGCAGATGGCTTCTGCAATTCTTAAGCTCCTCGAAGATGAGAAATATGCAAAAGATATGGTGCTCCGGGCGCAGGATGAAATCAAATACTTGACATGGGATAGGGCCGTTCGTAAGTTGCTCGGTATTTACGATCAGGCGGCAAAGGGAGTGGCCCATGCCTAG